One genomic segment of Oncorhynchus mykiss isolate Arlee chromosome 10, USDA_OmykA_1.1, whole genome shotgun sequence includes these proteins:
- the LOC110533687 gene encoding calmodulin regulator protein PCP4, translated as MSERPGSGAMSGNSKPSGQDDSKKDAPEEDFADIDMKAPETEKAAVAIQSQFRKFQSKKKQEVKS; from the exons ATGAGTGAG AGACCAGGATCTGGAGCCATGAGTGGAAACAGCAAACCTTCTGGACAAG ATGACTCCAAGAAGGATGCTCCTGAGGAGGACTTTGCGGACATCGACATGAAGGCCCCTGAGACGGAGAAGGCTGCTGTGGCGATCCAATCACAGTTCAGGAAGTTCCAGAGCAAGAAGAAGCAGGAAGTGAAGTCCTAG